Proteins from a genomic interval of Syngnathus typhle isolate RoL2023-S1 ecotype Sweden linkage group LG15, RoL_Styp_1.0, whole genome shotgun sequence:
- the LOC133168033 gene encoding stromal interaction molecule 1-like isoform X6, whose product MYNWTSEQVEEWLQFSVELPQYAETFRKHGLDGKAYAHLLAVKYATLTGSVLKIVERGHVQKLQLKALDTVLFGPPPVGRQNHWKDLVLGVSILVALGGCWFAYVQTKRSRDDLGKLMKDLEGLQRAEQSQLGLQEKLQKAQEDQRCVQVEKGKVEEELRNEIDATKREACRLHELREGTENEMSRQKYVEQELEQVRMALKKAERELQSRARWSTPDTLQTWLQLTHEIEVQYYNAKKQSAERQLLQAREGAEKIKKKKSSLFGTLHVAHSTSLEDVDHKILSAKQALADVTAALREKLRRWQNIESLTGFCLVTNPGLGALAAALHLDPSFLGLRAATPQHLLLSDDLDDMDEDMLSPGTLKYAAWQMDQRASDLWPLSGFADNLLPWKLSAQRMGDSTTMFSSQRDIMDRSDSESPLPHAGGEPRGLHGSKTLLLSNRSARMRELGGGLEKSSSLGELRTIPAAIPASSRSTRSLCITAAAAADSPVLFSGVCAVCPAKDGGEASGGGRRRNAFDKIFKKKK is encoded by the exons A TGTACAACTGGACAAGCGAGCAagtggaggagtggctacagttCAGTGTGGAGCTGCCCCAGTACGCCGAGACCTTCCGTAAACACGGACTGGACGGCAAGGCGTACGCTCATCT GCTGGCGGTGAAGTACGCCACCCTGACCGGCTCGGTGTTAAAAATTGTAGAGCGTGGTCATGTGCAGAAGCTGCAGCTCAAGGCCCTCGATACCGTGCTCTTTGGACCACCGCCAG tagGCCGACAGAACCATTGGAAAGACCTTGTTCTGGGCGTGTCCATCCTGGTGGCATTGGGCGGCTGCTGGTTTGCTTACGTCCAGACAAAGAGGTCCAGAGACGACCTGGGCAAGTTGATGAAGGACCTGGAGGGTCTTCAGAGGGCCGAACAGAGCCAGTTGGGTCTCCAGGAGAA GCTGCAAAAGGCCCAGGAGGATCAGCGCTGCGTTCAGGTGGAGAAagggaaggtggaggaggagctgaGGAACGAGATTGACGCGACCAAGCGGGAAGCATGCCGGCTTCACGAGCTCCGCGAGGGCACTGAAAATGAAATGAGTCGCCAGAAGTACGTCGAGCAAGAGCTGGAGCAG GTGAGGATGGCGCTGAAAAAGGCTGAGAGGGAGCTGCAGTCACGGGCTCGCTGGTCAACGCCGGACACCCTGCAGACGTGGCTGCAGCTGACGCACGAGATTGAAGTTCAGTACTACAACGCCAAGAAGCAGAGTGCCGAAAGGCAGCTACTGCAAGCCAGAGAGGGG GCCGAGAagatcaagaagaagaagagttcGCTTTTTGGGACCTTGCACGTGGCTCACAGCACCTCATTAGAAGACGTAGACCACAAGATCCTCTCTGCCAA ACAGGCCCTGGCCGATGTGACGGCCGCACTGCGAGAGAAGCTGCGGCGCTGGCAAAACATCGAGTCGCTGACGGGTTTCTGCCTGGTTACCAACCCGGGCCTAGGGGCTCTAGCCGCCGCCCTTCATTTGGACCCGTCCTTCCTGGGCTTGCGAGCGGCGACGCCACAGCACCTCCTCCTGTCCGACGACCTGGACGATATGGATGAGGACATGCTGTCACCCGGCACGCTGAAAT ATGCAGCCTGGCAGATGGACCAACGAGCGAGCGACCTCTGGCCACTGAGTGGCTTTGCAGACAACCTGTTGCCATGGAAGCTCTCCG CTCAGAGGATGGGAGACTCGACCACGATGTTCAGCTCTCAGAG GGACATTATGGATCGCTCTGACTCTGAGTCGCCCCTTCCGCACGCTGGCGGCGAACCCCGAGGCCTGCATGGCTCCAAGACACTCCTCTTGTCCAATCGGAGTGCCCGGATGAGAGAGCTAGGAGGAGGCCTAGAGAAAAGCTCAAGCCTTGGGGAGCTAAGGACCATCCCCGCCGCCATCCCTGCCTCCTCCCGCTCCACGCGCTCGCTTTGCAtcacggccgccgccgccgccgacagCCCCGTTCTCTTCTCGGGTGTTTGCGCAGTTTGCCCGGCCAAGGATGGGGGCGAGGCATCGGGGGGTGGCCGTCGCAGAAATGCCTTCGATAAAATCTTTAAGAAGAAGAAATGA
- the LOC133168033 gene encoding stromal interaction molecule 1-like isoform X3, whose protein sequence is MYNWTSEQVEEWLQFSVELPQYAETFRKHGLDGKAYAHLYVSHVDREDTGEITVASVTSSIRLAVKYATLTGSVLKIVERGHVQKLQLKALDTVLFGPPPVGRQNHWKDLVLGVSILVALGGCWFAYVQTKRSRDDLGKLMKDLEGLQRAEQSQLGLQEKLQKAQEDQRCVQVEKGKVEEELRNEIDATKREACRLHELREGTENEMSRQKYVEQELEQVRMALKKAERELQSRARWSTPDTLQTWLQLTHEIEVQYYNAKKQSAERQLLQAREGAEKIKKKKSSLFGTLHVAHSTSLEDVDHKILSAKQALADVTAALREKLRRWQNIESLTGFCLVTNPGLGALAAALHLDPSFLGLRAATPQHLLLSDDLDDMDEDMLSPGTLKYAAWQMDQRASDLWPLSGFADNLLPWKLSAQRMGDSTTMFSSQRDIMDRSDSESPLPHAGGEPRGLHGSKTLLLSNRSARMRELGGGLEKSSSLGELRTIPAAIPASSRSTRSLCITAAAAADSPVLFSGVCAVCPAKDGGEASGGGRRRNAFDKIFKKKK, encoded by the exons A TGTACAACTGGACAAGCGAGCAagtggaggagtggctacagttCAGTGTGGAGCTGCCCCAGTACGCCGAGACCTTCCGTAAACACGGACTGGACGGCAAGGCGTACGCTCATCTGTACGTGTCACACGTTGACCGTGAGGATACTGGAGAGATCACCGTTGCCTCTGTGACCTCATCCATCAGGCTGGCGGTGAAGTACGCCACCCTGACCGGCTCGGTGTTAAAAATTGTAGAGCGTGGTCATGTGCAGAAGCTGCAGCTCAAGGCCCTCGATACCGTGCTCTTTGGACCACCGCCAG tagGCCGACAGAACCATTGGAAAGACCTTGTTCTGGGCGTGTCCATCCTGGTGGCATTGGGCGGCTGCTGGTTTGCTTACGTCCAGACAAAGAGGTCCAGAGACGACCTGGGCAAGTTGATGAAGGACCTGGAGGGTCTTCAGAGGGCCGAACAGAGCCAGTTGGGTCTCCAGGAGAA GCTGCAAAAGGCCCAGGAGGATCAGCGCTGCGTTCAGGTGGAGAAagggaaggtggaggaggagctgaGGAACGAGATTGACGCGACCAAGCGGGAAGCATGCCGGCTTCACGAGCTCCGCGAGGGCACTGAAAATGAAATGAGTCGCCAGAAGTACGTCGAGCAAGAGCTGGAGCAG GTGAGGATGGCGCTGAAAAAGGCTGAGAGGGAGCTGCAGTCACGGGCTCGCTGGTCAACGCCGGACACCCTGCAGACGTGGCTGCAGCTGACGCACGAGATTGAAGTTCAGTACTACAACGCCAAGAAGCAGAGTGCCGAAAGGCAGCTACTGCAAGCCAGAGAGGGG GCCGAGAagatcaagaagaagaagagttcGCTTTTTGGGACCTTGCACGTGGCTCACAGCACCTCATTAGAAGACGTAGACCACAAGATCCTCTCTGCCAA ACAGGCCCTGGCCGATGTGACGGCCGCACTGCGAGAGAAGCTGCGGCGCTGGCAAAACATCGAGTCGCTGACGGGTTTCTGCCTGGTTACCAACCCGGGCCTAGGGGCTCTAGCCGCCGCCCTTCATTTGGACCCGTCCTTCCTGGGCTTGCGAGCGGCGACGCCACAGCACCTCCTCCTGTCCGACGACCTGGACGATATGGATGAGGACATGCTGTCACCCGGCACGCTGAAAT ATGCAGCCTGGCAGATGGACCAACGAGCGAGCGACCTCTGGCCACTGAGTGGCTTTGCAGACAACCTGTTGCCATGGAAGCTCTCCG CTCAGAGGATGGGAGACTCGACCACGATGTTCAGCTCTCAGAG GGACATTATGGATCGCTCTGACTCTGAGTCGCCCCTTCCGCACGCTGGCGGCGAACCCCGAGGCCTGCATGGCTCCAAGACACTCCTCTTGTCCAATCGGAGTGCCCGGATGAGAGAGCTAGGAGGAGGCCTAGAGAAAAGCTCAAGCCTTGGGGAGCTAAGGACCATCCCCGCCGCCATCCCTGCCTCCTCCCGCTCCACGCGCTCGCTTTGCAtcacggccgccgccgccgccgacagCCCCGTTCTCTTCTCGGGTGTTTGCGCAGTTTGCCCGGCCAAGGATGGGGGCGAGGCATCGGGGGGTGGCCGTCGCAGAAATGCCTTCGATAAAATCTTTAAGAAGAAGAAATGA
- the LOC133168033 gene encoding stromal interaction molecule 1-like isoform X7 — protein sequence MCVAPLGLHGIQRFVKSSLLKRENIRRVVNGLCCFAGLQKNHSVDDGWPGRPTEPLERPCSGRVHPGGIGRLLVCLRPDKEVQRRPGQVDEGPGGSSEGRTEPVGSPGEAQEDQRCVQVEKGKVEEELRNEIDATKREACRLHELREGTENEMSRQKYVEQELEQVRMALKKAERELQSRARWSTPDTLQTWLQLTHEIEVQYYNAKKQSAERQLLQAREGAEKIKKKKSSLFGTLHVAHSTSLEDVDHKILSAKQALADVTAALREKLRRWQNIESLTGFCLVTNPGLGALAAALHLDPSFLGLRAATPQHLLLSDDLDDMDEDMLSPGTLKYAAWQMDQRASDLWPLSGFADNLLPWKLSAQRMGDSTTMFSSQRDIMDRSDSESPLPHAGGEPRGLHGSKTLLLSNRSARMRELGGGLEKSSSLGELRTIPAAIPASSRSTRSLCITAAAAADSPVLFSGVCAVCPAKDGGEASGGGRRRNAFDKIFKKKK from the exons ATGTGTGTGGCTCCCCTTGGACTGCATGGAATACAGCGGTTTGTGAAGTCATCTTTGTTGAAGAGAGAGAATATACGtcgtgtggtgaatggtctttgttgtttcgctggtctccaaaaaaaccactcggtggacgatggctggcccgg tagGCCGACAGAACCATTGGAAAGACCTTGTTCTGGGCGTGTCCATCCTGGTGGCATTGGGCGGCTGCTGGTTTGCTTACGTCCAGACAAAGAGGTCCAGAGACGACCTGGGCAAGTTGATGAAGGACCTGGAGGGTCTTCAGAGGGCCGAACAGAGCCAGTTGGGTCTCCAGGAGAA GCCCAGGAGGATCAGCGCTGCGTTCAGGTGGAGAAagggaaggtggaggaggagctgaGGAACGAGATTGACGCGACCAAGCGGGAAGCATGCCGGCTTCACGAGCTCCGCGAGGGCACTGAAAATGAAATGAGTCGCCAGAAGTACGTCGAGCAAGAGCTGGAGCAG GTGAGGATGGCGCTGAAAAAGGCTGAGAGGGAGCTGCAGTCACGGGCTCGCTGGTCAACGCCGGACACCCTGCAGACGTGGCTGCAGCTGACGCACGAGATTGAAGTTCAGTACTACAACGCCAAGAAGCAGAGTGCCGAAAGGCAGCTACTGCAAGCCAGAGAGGGG GCCGAGAagatcaagaagaagaagagttcGCTTTTTGGGACCTTGCACGTGGCTCACAGCACCTCATTAGAAGACGTAGACCACAAGATCCTCTCTGCCAA ACAGGCCCTGGCCGATGTGACGGCCGCACTGCGAGAGAAGCTGCGGCGCTGGCAAAACATCGAGTCGCTGACGGGTTTCTGCCTGGTTACCAACCCGGGCCTAGGGGCTCTAGCCGCCGCCCTTCATTTGGACCCGTCCTTCCTGGGCTTGCGAGCGGCGACGCCACAGCACCTCCTCCTGTCCGACGACCTGGACGATATGGATGAGGACATGCTGTCACCCGGCACGCTGAAAT ATGCAGCCTGGCAGATGGACCAACGAGCGAGCGACCTCTGGCCACTGAGTGGCTTTGCAGACAACCTGTTGCCATGGAAGCTCTCCG CTCAGAGGATGGGAGACTCGACCACGATGTTCAGCTCTCAGAG GGACATTATGGATCGCTCTGACTCTGAGTCGCCCCTTCCGCACGCTGGCGGCGAACCCCGAGGCCTGCATGGCTCCAAGACACTCCTCTTGTCCAATCGGAGTGCCCGGATGAGAGAGCTAGGAGGAGGCCTAGAGAAAAGCTCAAGCCTTGGGGAGCTAAGGACCATCCCCGCCGCCATCCCTGCCTCCTCCCGCTCCACGCGCTCGCTTTGCAtcacggccgccgccgccgccgacagCCCCGTTCTCTTCTCGGGTGTTTGCGCAGTTTGCCCGGCCAAGGATGGGGGCGAGGCATCGGGGGGTGGCCGTCGCAGAAATGCCTTCGATAAAATCTTTAAGAAGAAGAAATGA
- the LOC133168033 gene encoding stromal interaction molecule 1-like isoform X8 translates to MCVAPLGLHGIQRFVKSSLLKRENIRRVVNGLCCFAGLQKNHSVDDGWPGPTEPLERPCSGRVHPGGIGRLLVCLRPDKEVQRRPGQVDEGPGGSSEGRTEPVGSPGEAQEDQRCVQVEKGKVEEELRNEIDATKREACRLHELREGTENEMSRQKYVEQELEQVRMALKKAERELQSRARWSTPDTLQTWLQLTHEIEVQYYNAKKQSAERQLLQAREGAEKIKKKKSSLFGTLHVAHSTSLEDVDHKILSAKQALADVTAALREKLRRWQNIESLTGFCLVTNPGLGALAAALHLDPSFLGLRAATPQHLLLSDDLDDMDEDMLSPGTLKYAAWQMDQRASDLWPLSGFADNLLPWKLSAQRMGDSTTMFSSQRDIMDRSDSESPLPHAGGEPRGLHGSKTLLLSNRSARMRELGGGLEKSSSLGELRTIPAAIPASSRSTRSLCITAAAAADSPVLFSGVCAVCPAKDGGEASGGGRRRNAFDKIFKKKK, encoded by the exons ATGTGTGTGGCTCCCCTTGGACTGCATGGAATACAGCGGTTTGTGAAGTCATCTTTGTTGAAGAGAGAGAATATACGtcgtgtggtgaatggtctttgttgtttcgctggtctccaaaaaaaccactcggtggacgatggctggcccgg GCCGACAGAACCATTGGAAAGACCTTGTTCTGGGCGTGTCCATCCTGGTGGCATTGGGCGGCTGCTGGTTTGCTTACGTCCAGACAAAGAGGTCCAGAGACGACCTGGGCAAGTTGATGAAGGACCTGGAGGGTCTTCAGAGGGCCGAACAGAGCCAGTTGGGTCTCCAGGAGAA GCCCAGGAGGATCAGCGCTGCGTTCAGGTGGAGAAagggaaggtggaggaggagctgaGGAACGAGATTGACGCGACCAAGCGGGAAGCATGCCGGCTTCACGAGCTCCGCGAGGGCACTGAAAATGAAATGAGTCGCCAGAAGTACGTCGAGCAAGAGCTGGAGCAG GTGAGGATGGCGCTGAAAAAGGCTGAGAGGGAGCTGCAGTCACGGGCTCGCTGGTCAACGCCGGACACCCTGCAGACGTGGCTGCAGCTGACGCACGAGATTGAAGTTCAGTACTACAACGCCAAGAAGCAGAGTGCCGAAAGGCAGCTACTGCAAGCCAGAGAGGGG GCCGAGAagatcaagaagaagaagagttcGCTTTTTGGGACCTTGCACGTGGCTCACAGCACCTCATTAGAAGACGTAGACCACAAGATCCTCTCTGCCAA ACAGGCCCTGGCCGATGTGACGGCCGCACTGCGAGAGAAGCTGCGGCGCTGGCAAAACATCGAGTCGCTGACGGGTTTCTGCCTGGTTACCAACCCGGGCCTAGGGGCTCTAGCCGCCGCCCTTCATTTGGACCCGTCCTTCCTGGGCTTGCGAGCGGCGACGCCACAGCACCTCCTCCTGTCCGACGACCTGGACGATATGGATGAGGACATGCTGTCACCCGGCACGCTGAAAT ATGCAGCCTGGCAGATGGACCAACGAGCGAGCGACCTCTGGCCACTGAGTGGCTTTGCAGACAACCTGTTGCCATGGAAGCTCTCCG CTCAGAGGATGGGAGACTCGACCACGATGTTCAGCTCTCAGAG GGACATTATGGATCGCTCTGACTCTGAGTCGCCCCTTCCGCACGCTGGCGGCGAACCCCGAGGCCTGCATGGCTCCAAGACACTCCTCTTGTCCAATCGGAGTGCCCGGATGAGAGAGCTAGGAGGAGGCCTAGAGAAAAGCTCAAGCCTTGGGGAGCTAAGGACCATCCCCGCCGCCATCCCTGCCTCCTCCCGCTCCACGCGCTCGCTTTGCAtcacggccgccgccgccgccgacagCCCCGTTCTCTTCTCGGGTGTTTGCGCAGTTTGCCCGGCCAAGGATGGGGGCGAGGCATCGGGGGGTGGCCGTCGCAGAAATGCCTTCGATAAAATCTTTAAGAAGAAGAAATGA
- the LOC133168033 gene encoding stromal interaction molecule 1-like isoform X4, which produces MVFVVSLVSKKTTRWTMAGPVYNWTSEQVEEWLQFSVELPQYAETFRKHGLDGKAYAHLLAVKYATLTGSVLKIVERGHVQKLQLKALDTVLFGPPPVGRQNHWKDLVLGVSILVALGGCWFAYVQTKRSRDDLGKLMKDLEGLQRAEQSQLGLQEKLQKAQEDQRCVQVEKGKVEEELRNEIDATKREACRLHELREGTENEMSRQKYVEQELEQVRMALKKAERELQSRARWSTPDTLQTWLQLTHEIEVQYYNAKKQSAERQLLQAREGAEKIKKKKSSLFGTLHVAHSTSLEDVDHKILSAKQALADVTAALREKLRRWQNIESLTGFCLVTNPGLGALAAALHLDPSFLGLRAATPQHLLLSDDLDDMDEDMLSPGTLKYAAWQMDQRASDLWPLSGFADNLLPWKLSAQRMGDSTTMFSSQRDIMDRSDSESPLPHAGGEPRGLHGSKTLLLSNRSARMRELGGGLEKSSSLGELRTIPAAIPASSRSTRSLCITAAAAADSPVLFSGVCAVCPAKDGGEASGGGRRRNAFDKIFKKKK; this is translated from the exons atggtctttgttgtttcgctggtctccaaaaaaaccactcggtggacgatggctggcccgg TGTACAACTGGACAAGCGAGCAagtggaggagtggctacagttCAGTGTGGAGCTGCCCCAGTACGCCGAGACCTTCCGTAAACACGGACTGGACGGCAAGGCGTACGCTCATCT GCTGGCGGTGAAGTACGCCACCCTGACCGGCTCGGTGTTAAAAATTGTAGAGCGTGGTCATGTGCAGAAGCTGCAGCTCAAGGCCCTCGATACCGTGCTCTTTGGACCACCGCCAG tagGCCGACAGAACCATTGGAAAGACCTTGTTCTGGGCGTGTCCATCCTGGTGGCATTGGGCGGCTGCTGGTTTGCTTACGTCCAGACAAAGAGGTCCAGAGACGACCTGGGCAAGTTGATGAAGGACCTGGAGGGTCTTCAGAGGGCCGAACAGAGCCAGTTGGGTCTCCAGGAGAA GCTGCAAAAGGCCCAGGAGGATCAGCGCTGCGTTCAGGTGGAGAAagggaaggtggaggaggagctgaGGAACGAGATTGACGCGACCAAGCGGGAAGCATGCCGGCTTCACGAGCTCCGCGAGGGCACTGAAAATGAAATGAGTCGCCAGAAGTACGTCGAGCAAGAGCTGGAGCAG GTGAGGATGGCGCTGAAAAAGGCTGAGAGGGAGCTGCAGTCACGGGCTCGCTGGTCAACGCCGGACACCCTGCAGACGTGGCTGCAGCTGACGCACGAGATTGAAGTTCAGTACTACAACGCCAAGAAGCAGAGTGCCGAAAGGCAGCTACTGCAAGCCAGAGAGGGG GCCGAGAagatcaagaagaagaagagttcGCTTTTTGGGACCTTGCACGTGGCTCACAGCACCTCATTAGAAGACGTAGACCACAAGATCCTCTCTGCCAA ACAGGCCCTGGCCGATGTGACGGCCGCACTGCGAGAGAAGCTGCGGCGCTGGCAAAACATCGAGTCGCTGACGGGTTTCTGCCTGGTTACCAACCCGGGCCTAGGGGCTCTAGCCGCCGCCCTTCATTTGGACCCGTCCTTCCTGGGCTTGCGAGCGGCGACGCCACAGCACCTCCTCCTGTCCGACGACCTGGACGATATGGATGAGGACATGCTGTCACCCGGCACGCTGAAAT ATGCAGCCTGGCAGATGGACCAACGAGCGAGCGACCTCTGGCCACTGAGTGGCTTTGCAGACAACCTGTTGCCATGGAAGCTCTCCG CTCAGAGGATGGGAGACTCGACCACGATGTTCAGCTCTCAGAG GGACATTATGGATCGCTCTGACTCTGAGTCGCCCCTTCCGCACGCTGGCGGCGAACCCCGAGGCCTGCATGGCTCCAAGACACTCCTCTTGTCCAATCGGAGTGCCCGGATGAGAGAGCTAGGAGGAGGCCTAGAGAAAAGCTCAAGCCTTGGGGAGCTAAGGACCATCCCCGCCGCCATCCCTGCCTCCTCCCGCTCCACGCGCTCGCTTTGCAtcacggccgccgccgccgccgacagCCCCGTTCTCTTCTCGGGTGTTTGCGCAGTTTGCCCGGCCAAGGATGGGGGCGAGGCATCGGGGGGTGGCCGTCGCAGAAATGCCTTCGATAAAATCTTTAAGAAGAAGAAATGA
- the LOC133168033 gene encoding stromal interaction molecule 1-like isoform X5 has product MVFVVSLVSKKTTRWTMAGPVYNWTSEQVEEWLQFSVELPQYAETFRKHGLDGKAYAHLLAVKYATLTGSVLKIVERGHVQKLQLKALDTVLFGPPPGRQNHWKDLVLGVSILVALGGCWFAYVQTKRSRDDLGKLMKDLEGLQRAEQSQLGLQEKLQKAQEDQRCVQVEKGKVEEELRNEIDATKREACRLHELREGTENEMSRQKYVEQELEQVRMALKKAERELQSRARWSTPDTLQTWLQLTHEIEVQYYNAKKQSAERQLLQAREGAEKIKKKKSSLFGTLHVAHSTSLEDVDHKILSAKQALADVTAALREKLRRWQNIESLTGFCLVTNPGLGALAAALHLDPSFLGLRAATPQHLLLSDDLDDMDEDMLSPGTLKYAAWQMDQRASDLWPLSGFADNLLPWKLSAQRMGDSTTMFSSQRDIMDRSDSESPLPHAGGEPRGLHGSKTLLLSNRSARMRELGGGLEKSSSLGELRTIPAAIPASSRSTRSLCITAAAAADSPVLFSGVCAVCPAKDGGEASGGGRRRNAFDKIFKKKK; this is encoded by the exons atggtctttgttgtttcgctggtctccaaaaaaaccactcggtggacgatggctggcccgg TGTACAACTGGACAAGCGAGCAagtggaggagtggctacagttCAGTGTGGAGCTGCCCCAGTACGCCGAGACCTTCCGTAAACACGGACTGGACGGCAAGGCGTACGCTCATCT GCTGGCGGTGAAGTACGCCACCCTGACCGGCTCGGTGTTAAAAATTGTAGAGCGTGGTCATGTGCAGAAGCTGCAGCTCAAGGCCCTCGATACCGTGCTCTTTGGACCACCGCCAG GCCGACAGAACCATTGGAAAGACCTTGTTCTGGGCGTGTCCATCCTGGTGGCATTGGGCGGCTGCTGGTTTGCTTACGTCCAGACAAAGAGGTCCAGAGACGACCTGGGCAAGTTGATGAAGGACCTGGAGGGTCTTCAGAGGGCCGAACAGAGCCAGTTGGGTCTCCAGGAGAA GCTGCAAAAGGCCCAGGAGGATCAGCGCTGCGTTCAGGTGGAGAAagggaaggtggaggaggagctgaGGAACGAGATTGACGCGACCAAGCGGGAAGCATGCCGGCTTCACGAGCTCCGCGAGGGCACTGAAAATGAAATGAGTCGCCAGAAGTACGTCGAGCAAGAGCTGGAGCAG GTGAGGATGGCGCTGAAAAAGGCTGAGAGGGAGCTGCAGTCACGGGCTCGCTGGTCAACGCCGGACACCCTGCAGACGTGGCTGCAGCTGACGCACGAGATTGAAGTTCAGTACTACAACGCCAAGAAGCAGAGTGCCGAAAGGCAGCTACTGCAAGCCAGAGAGGGG GCCGAGAagatcaagaagaagaagagttcGCTTTTTGGGACCTTGCACGTGGCTCACAGCACCTCATTAGAAGACGTAGACCACAAGATCCTCTCTGCCAA ACAGGCCCTGGCCGATGTGACGGCCGCACTGCGAGAGAAGCTGCGGCGCTGGCAAAACATCGAGTCGCTGACGGGTTTCTGCCTGGTTACCAACCCGGGCCTAGGGGCTCTAGCCGCCGCCCTTCATTTGGACCCGTCCTTCCTGGGCTTGCGAGCGGCGACGCCACAGCACCTCCTCCTGTCCGACGACCTGGACGATATGGATGAGGACATGCTGTCACCCGGCACGCTGAAAT ATGCAGCCTGGCAGATGGACCAACGAGCGAGCGACCTCTGGCCACTGAGTGGCTTTGCAGACAACCTGTTGCCATGGAAGCTCTCCG CTCAGAGGATGGGAGACTCGACCACGATGTTCAGCTCTCAGAG GGACATTATGGATCGCTCTGACTCTGAGTCGCCCCTTCCGCACGCTGGCGGCGAACCCCGAGGCCTGCATGGCTCCAAGACACTCCTCTTGTCCAATCGGAGTGCCCGGATGAGAGAGCTAGGAGGAGGCCTAGAGAAAAGCTCAAGCCTTGGGGAGCTAAGGACCATCCCCGCCGCCATCCCTGCCTCCTCCCGCTCCACGCGCTCGCTTTGCAtcacggccgccgccgccgccgacagCCCCGTTCTCTTCTCGGGTGTTTGCGCAGTTTGCCCGGCCAAGGATGGGGGCGAGGCATCGGGGGGTGGCCGTCGCAGAAATGCCTTCGATAAAATCTTTAAGAAGAAGAAATGA